The proteins below come from a single Oncorhynchus tshawytscha isolate Ot180627B linkage group LG22, Otsh_v2.0, whole genome shotgun sequence genomic window:
- the LOC121840435 gene encoding myosin light chain kinase, smooth muscle-like: MVQNGERPRPTVNVESPRPTVNVERPRPTVNVESPRPTVNVESPRPTVNVESPRPTVNVESPRPTVNVERPRPTVNVERPRPTVNVERPRPTVNVESPRPTVNVESPRPTVNVERPRPTVNVESPRPTVNVESPLPTVNVESPRPTVNVESPRPTVNVERPRPTVNVESPRPTVNVERPRPTVNVESPRPTVNVESPRPTVNVEPAAHSKCREPAAHSKCREPAAHSKCREPAAHSKCREPAAHSKCREPAAHSKCREAAAHSKCREPAAHSKCREPAAHSKCREPAAHSKCREPATHLSLTGKSLVISGS; the protein is encoded by the exons ATGGTCCAAAATGGGGAA AGGCCGCGGCCCACAGTAAATGTAGAGAGCCCGCGGCCCACAGTAAATGTAGAGAGGCCGCGGCCCACAGTAAATGTAGAGAGCCCGCGGCCCACAGTAAATGTAGAGAGCCCGCGGCCCACAGTAAATGTAGAGAGCCCGCGGCCCACAGTAAATGTAGAGAGCCCGCGGCCCACAGTAAATGTAGAGAGGCCGCGGCCCACAGTAAATGTAGAGAGGCCGCGGCCCACAGTAAATGTAGAGAGGCCGCGGCCCACAGTAAATGTGGAGAGCCCGCGGCCCACAGTAAATGTAGAGAGCCCGCGGCCCACAGTAAATGTAGAGAGGCCGCGGCCCACAGTAAATGTAGAGAGCCCGCGGCCCACAGTAAATGTAGAGAGCCCGCTGCCCACAGTAAATGTAGAGAGCCCGCGGCCCACAGTAAATGTAGAGAGCCCGCGGCCCACAGTAAATGTAGAGCGCCCGCGGCCCACAGTAAATGTAGAGAGCCCGCGGCCCACAGTAAATGTAGAGAGGCCGCGGCCCACAGTAAATGTAGAGAGCCCGCGGCCCACAGTAAATGTAGAGAGCCCGCGGCCCACAGTAAATGTAGAGCCCGCGGCCCACAGTAAATGTAGAGAGCCCGCGGCCCACAGTAAATGTAGAGAGCCCGCTGCCCACAGTAAATGTAGAGAGCCCGCGGCCCACAGTAAATGTAGAGAGCCCGCGGCCCACAGTAAATGTAGAGAGCCCGCTGCCCACAGTAAATGTAGAGAGGCCGCGGCCCACAGTAAATGTAGAGAGCCCGCG GCCCACAGTAAATGTAGAGAGCCCGCGGCCCACAGTAAATGTAGAGAGCCCGCGGCCCACAGTAAATGTAGAGAGCCCGCGACACATCTAAGTTTAACTGGAAAATCTCTAGTTATTTCAggaagttag
- the emd gene encoding emerin isoform X2, giving the protein MAALRNKSDQEIKDLLDEYGIKHGPVVDTTRPLYEKKLKETMAKAKVTVTKPSPDRTFYREDQEEVTYVTYQTPVRSEGPSGDGKPYMRSRPEYSERDRVDDKPYSRSRPEYSERDRLDDKLYSRSRPEYSSGRPYIDEPHVYNTPSSSSYSKPTPVVKSGGGVVKKENTTSSGRLIPLWVQFLVFLILAGFLYFIFTNMESAESSPFNRIQ; this is encoded by the exons ATGGCCGCACTGCGCAATAAATCTGACCAAGAAATCAAGGACCTGCTGGATGAGTATGGAATTAAGCATGGTCCTGTCGTTG ACACTACAAGACCACTGTATGAGAAGAAGCTGAAAGAAACCATGGCCAAAGCCAAGGTCACTGTGACAAAACCATCCCCAGACAGAACCTTCTACAGAGAGGACC AGGAAGAAGTCACCTATGTCACCTATCAGACACCA GTTAGAAGTGAGGGTCCTTCTGGAGATGGGAAACCCTACATGAGATCAAGACCAGAGTACAGCGAGAGGGACCGGGTGGATGA TAAACCCTATTCAAGATCAAGACCAGAGTACAGCGAGAGGGACCGGTTGGATGA taaacTCTATTCGAGATCAAGACCAGAGTACAGCAGCGGAAGACCGTACATTGATGA GCCCCATGTCTACAACACACCGTCGTCATCATCCTACTCCAAACCAACGCCTGTGGTGAAGTCTGGAGGTGGCGTTGTGAAGAAGGAAAACACAACGAGTTCTGGGAGACTGATCCCTCTCTGGGTCCAGTTCCTGGTCTTCCTGATCCTAGCCGGGTTCCTCTACTTCATATTCACTAACATGGAGTCTGCAGAGAGTAGCCCCTTTAACAGAATCCAATGA
- the LOC112222414 gene encoding uncharacterized protein LOC112222414 isoform X1 has protein sequence MFPGTLPVLREEEEDVGQEEIEGEPGGETETVSDHISVEIYDDKEETQHIVEEEMGSGEEETQPIDEEEMGSGEEETQPIDEEEAEMMDSGEEEDTGIKNLGSPGGWSVVVHYDEESRDGALQDIEKIVTTGQPFAEQDSENREVRNAEQGAYENSDVRCFVGEDVTMEITADICEEEQRQTDEENQEESSDSDLEVLTSSITKKQRKEGNKVANLLSQQTVPQENEEEDEQEEDGAPEVVYDWPDPAATQNVLALMVNAFVEHPLQKKIKEFQLDDHQEADERFADYPSVCSPCKYKKDGGKLSSPLEGIWNTEEKVDVMEEVTASISPCVEGAQDLADCAMFNTNIDTSMRKSIGYHLEPQSDSNSSSSSDDEEEQQKYKEEHQALPRYQGLPRRDRGSEDSSLQVQWGGGEEDGSKQSVAADLHLSETISDVSTFTLHSEARRGRAAITISRGTGNMSPSDSEESLPGAVWTLEAEQRENKRETWLWGEAGPGALEDEHLCKVQLELAGRLKSHIHTDISWDTGENNVEHGGLIQDYQYDASGITESGELADEEDDEEDNRSWEQEKERIKAFYKFYNDEEEEGENATGTECDFSGRKPRVQFHMDPLPQVIEYTDSSSDVDLVDNLSDRDEDLDSTERLEEQSEPERQRMSLPETREPQGELQDLSKMPQTHTKRDQCLRVLKLLVKITLLTVIGLLTFWWTRYQLDLDW, from the exons ATGTTTCCTGGAACGTTACCGGtgctgagagaggaagaggaagatgtaggacaggaagagatagagggagagccTGGTGGAGAAACTGAAACTGTATCTGACCATATCTCAGTGGAGATATATGATGACAAAGAGGAGACTCAACATATTGTTGAGGAAGAGATGGGTtcaggagaagaggagactcaACCTATTGATGAGGAAGAGATGGGTtcaggagaagaggagactcaACCTATTGATGAGGAAGAGGCAGAGATGATGGACTCGGGAGAAGAAGAGGACACAGGAATAAAGAACCTTGGCTCGCCAGGGGGTTGGTCTGTGGTTGTTCACTACGATGAAGAAAGCCGGGATGGTGCACTCCAGGACATAGAGAAGATTGTAACCACAGGACAACCTTTTGCCGAACAAGACAGTGAAAACCGTGAAGTCAGAAACGCAGAGCAAGGTGCTTACGAGAACAGTGATGTGAGGTGTTTTGTGGGTGAAGACGTCACCATGGAGATCACAGCAGATATATGTGAAGAAGAGCAAAGACAGACGGATGAAGAAAACCAAGAGGAATCATCTGATTCAGACCTGGAGGTCCTGACTAGCTCTATCACCAAAAAACAGAGAAAAGAGGGAAATAAAGTAGCGAACTTACTCTCCCAGCAGACTGTTcctcaggagaatgaagaggaagacGAGCAAGAAGAAGATGGAGCTCCAGAGGTTGTTTATGATTGGCCAGATCCTGCAGCAACACAGAATGTGCTAGCTCTTATGGTCAACGCCTTTGTGGAACACCCACTTCAGAAGAAAATTAAGGAGTTCCAATTGGACGACCACCAAGAGGCAGATGAAAGATTTGCAGATTACCCCTCTGTCTGCTCTCCGTGTAAATACAAAAAGGATGGAGGAAAACTGTCTAGTCCCTTGGAGGGTATCTGGAATACAGAGGAGAAAGTAGACGTCATGGAAGAGGTAACAGCCTCTATCTCTCCATGCGTAGAAGGTGCGCAAGATTTAGCAGATTGTGCGATGTTCAATACCAATATTGACACTAGCATGAGGAAGAGTATTGGATACCATCTTGAACCTCAGAGTGACAGCAATAGTTCCAGTTCTAGTGATGATGAGGAGGAACAACAGAAGTATAAGGAAGAACACCAAGCGCTGCCAAGATACCAGGGTCTTCCTCGGAGAGACCGGGGGTCTGAGGATTCTTCTCTTCAAGTTcagtggggaggtggagaggaggacggCTCCAAGCAGAGCGTTGCTGCCGACCTGCATCTTTCAGAAACCATCTCTGATGTCTCCACTTTTACCCTTCACAGTGAGGCCAGACGCGGTAGAGCAGCTATAACTATCTCCAGAGGTACCGGCAACATGTCACCATCTGACTCTGAGGAAAGTTTGCCTGGAGCGGTGTGGACATTGGAGGCTGAACAAAGAGAGAATAAAcgagagacttggctttggggtGAGGCTGGGCCAGGTGCTTTAGAAGACGAACATCTTTGCAAAGTTCAACTGGAACTAGCAGGAAGGTTGAAGAGCCACATTCACACTGATATAAGCTGGGACACAGGGGAAAATAATGTGGAACATGGTGGTTTAATTCAAGATTACCAATATGACGCGTCTGGAATCACAGAGAGTGGAGAACTTGCAGACGAAGAGGATGACGAAGAGGATAATAGGAGTtgggaacaagagaaagagagaatcaagGCATTCTACAAGTTTTATAATGacgaagaggaagagggggagaatgCCACTGGAACAGAATGTGATTTTTCAGGGAGGAAGCCTAGAGTTCAGTTCCACATGGATCCCCTGCCTCAAGTCATTGAATACACAGACAG CAGTAGTGATGTTGATTTGGTCGACAACTTATCTGATAGAGACGAGGACCTGGATTCTACAGAAAGGCTTgaa GAGCAGAgtgagcctgagagacagagaatgagttTACCCGAGACTCGGGAGCCACAAGGAGAACTACAAGATCTCAGCAAAATGCCTCAGACCCACACCAAGAGAGACCAG TGTCTGAGGGTGCTAAAGTTACTGGTGAAGATAACCCTGTTGACAGTGATTGGACTTCTGACATTTTGGTGGACAAGATACCAACTGGACTTGGACTGGTGA
- the emd gene encoding emerin isoform X1, whose protein sequence is MAALRNKSDQEIKDLLDEYGIKHGPVVDTTRPLYEKKLKETMAKAKVTVTKPSPDRTFYREDQEEVTYVTYQTPVRSEGPSGDGKPYMRSRPEYSERDRVDDKPYSRPEYSERDRVDDKPYSRSRPEYSERDRLDDKLYSRSRPEYSSGRPYIDEPHVYNTPSSSSYSKPTPVVKSGGGVVKKENTTSSGRLIPLWVQFLVFLILAGFLYFIFTNMESAESSPFNRIQ, encoded by the exons ATGGCCGCACTGCGCAATAAATCTGACCAAGAAATCAAGGACCTGCTGGATGAGTATGGAATTAAGCATGGTCCTGTCGTTG ACACTACAAGACCACTGTATGAGAAGAAGCTGAAAGAAACCATGGCCAAAGCCAAGGTCACTGTGACAAAACCATCCCCAGACAGAACCTTCTACAGAGAGGACC AGGAAGAAGTCACCTATGTCACCTATCAGACACCA GTTAGAAGTGAGGGTCCTTCTGGAGATGGGAAACCCTACATGAGATCAAGACCAGAGTACAGCGAGAGGGACCGGGTGGATGA TAAACCCTATTCAAGACCAGAGTACAGTGAGAGGGACCGGGTGGATGA TAAACCCTATTCAAGATCAAGACCAGAGTACAGCGAGAGGGACCGGTTGGATGA taaacTCTATTCGAGATCAAGACCAGAGTACAGCAGCGGAAGACCGTACATTGATGA GCCCCATGTCTACAACACACCGTCGTCATCATCCTACTCCAAACCAACGCCTGTGGTGAAGTCTGGAGGTGGCGTTGTGAAGAAGGAAAACACAACGAGTTCTGGGAGACTGATCCCTCTCTGGGTCCAGTTCCTGGTCTTCCTGATCCTAGCCGGGTTCCTCTACTTCATATTCACTAACATGGAGTCTGCAGAGAGTAGCCCCTTTAACAGAATCCAATGA
- the LOC112222414 gene encoding uncharacterized protein LOC112222414 isoform X2: protein MFPGTLPVLREEEEDVGQEEIEGEPGGETETVSDHISVEIYDDKEETQHIVEEEMGSGEEETQPIDEEEMGSGEEETQPIDEEEAEMMDSGEEEDTGIKNLGSPGGWSVVVHYDEESRDGALQDIEKIVTTGQPFAEQDSENREVRNAEQGAYENSDVRCFVGEDVTMEITADICEEEQRQTDEENQEESSDSDLEVLTSSITKKQRKEGNKVANLLSQQTVPQENEEEDEQEEDGAPEVVYDWPDPAATQNVLALMVNAFVEHPLQKKIKEFQLDDHQEADERFADYPSVCSPCKYKKDGGKLSSPLEGIWNTEEKVDVMEEVTASISPCVEGAQDLADCAMFNTNIDTSMRKSIGYHLEPQSDSNSSSSSDDEEEQQKYKEEHQALPRYQGLPRRDRGSEDSSLQVQWGGGEEDGSKQSVAADLHLSETISDVSTFTLHSEARRGRAAITISRGTGNMSPSDSEESLPGAVWTLEAEQRENKRETWLWGEAGPGALEDEHLCKVQLELAGRLKSHIHTDISWDTGENNVEHGGLIQDYQYDASGITESGELADEEDDEEDNRSWEQEKERIKAFYKFYNDEEEEGENATGTECDFSGRKPRVQFHMDPLPQVIEYTDSSDVDLVDNLSDRDEDLDSTERLEEQSEPERQRMSLPETREPQGELQDLSKMPQTHTKRDQCLRVLKLLVKITLLTVIGLLTFWWTRYQLDLDW from the exons ATGTTTCCTGGAACGTTACCGGtgctgagagaggaagaggaagatgtaggacaggaagagatagagggagagccTGGTGGAGAAACTGAAACTGTATCTGACCATATCTCAGTGGAGATATATGATGACAAAGAGGAGACTCAACATATTGTTGAGGAAGAGATGGGTtcaggagaagaggagactcaACCTATTGATGAGGAAGAGATGGGTtcaggagaagaggagactcaACCTATTGATGAGGAAGAGGCAGAGATGATGGACTCGGGAGAAGAAGAGGACACAGGAATAAAGAACCTTGGCTCGCCAGGGGGTTGGTCTGTGGTTGTTCACTACGATGAAGAAAGCCGGGATGGTGCACTCCAGGACATAGAGAAGATTGTAACCACAGGACAACCTTTTGCCGAACAAGACAGTGAAAACCGTGAAGTCAGAAACGCAGAGCAAGGTGCTTACGAGAACAGTGATGTGAGGTGTTTTGTGGGTGAAGACGTCACCATGGAGATCACAGCAGATATATGTGAAGAAGAGCAAAGACAGACGGATGAAGAAAACCAAGAGGAATCATCTGATTCAGACCTGGAGGTCCTGACTAGCTCTATCACCAAAAAACAGAGAAAAGAGGGAAATAAAGTAGCGAACTTACTCTCCCAGCAGACTGTTcctcaggagaatgaagaggaagacGAGCAAGAAGAAGATGGAGCTCCAGAGGTTGTTTATGATTGGCCAGATCCTGCAGCAACACAGAATGTGCTAGCTCTTATGGTCAACGCCTTTGTGGAACACCCACTTCAGAAGAAAATTAAGGAGTTCCAATTGGACGACCACCAAGAGGCAGATGAAAGATTTGCAGATTACCCCTCTGTCTGCTCTCCGTGTAAATACAAAAAGGATGGAGGAAAACTGTCTAGTCCCTTGGAGGGTATCTGGAATACAGAGGAGAAAGTAGACGTCATGGAAGAGGTAACAGCCTCTATCTCTCCATGCGTAGAAGGTGCGCAAGATTTAGCAGATTGTGCGATGTTCAATACCAATATTGACACTAGCATGAGGAAGAGTATTGGATACCATCTTGAACCTCAGAGTGACAGCAATAGTTCCAGTTCTAGTGATGATGAGGAGGAACAACAGAAGTATAAGGAAGAACACCAAGCGCTGCCAAGATACCAGGGTCTTCCTCGGAGAGACCGGGGGTCTGAGGATTCTTCTCTTCAAGTTcagtggggaggtggagaggaggacggCTCCAAGCAGAGCGTTGCTGCCGACCTGCATCTTTCAGAAACCATCTCTGATGTCTCCACTTTTACCCTTCACAGTGAGGCCAGACGCGGTAGAGCAGCTATAACTATCTCCAGAGGTACCGGCAACATGTCACCATCTGACTCTGAGGAAAGTTTGCCTGGAGCGGTGTGGACATTGGAGGCTGAACAAAGAGAGAATAAAcgagagacttggctttggggtGAGGCTGGGCCAGGTGCTTTAGAAGACGAACATCTTTGCAAAGTTCAACTGGAACTAGCAGGAAGGTTGAAGAGCCACATTCACACTGATATAAGCTGGGACACAGGGGAAAATAATGTGGAACATGGTGGTTTAATTCAAGATTACCAATATGACGCGTCTGGAATCACAGAGAGTGGAGAACTTGCAGACGAAGAGGATGACGAAGAGGATAATAGGAGTtgggaacaagagaaagagagaatcaagGCATTCTACAAGTTTTATAATGacgaagaggaagagggggagaatgCCACTGGAACAGAATGTGATTTTTCAGGGAGGAAGCCTAGAGTTCAGTTCCACATGGATCCCCTGCCTCAAGTCATTGAATACACAGACAG TAGTGATGTTGATTTGGTCGACAACTTATCTGATAGAGACGAGGACCTGGATTCTACAGAAAGGCTTgaa GAGCAGAgtgagcctgagagacagagaatgagttTACCCGAGACTCGGGAGCCACAAGGAGAACTACAAGATCTCAGCAAAATGCCTCAGACCCACACCAAGAGAGACCAG TGTCTGAGGGTGCTAAAGTTACTGGTGAAGATAACCCTGTTGACAGTGATTGGACTTCTGACATTTTGGTGGACAAGATACCAACTGGACTTGGACTGGTGA
- the LOC112222414 gene encoding uncharacterized protein LOC112222414 isoform X3, translating to MFPGTLPVLREEEEDVGQEEIEGEPGGETETVSDHISVEIYDDKEETQHIVEEEMGSGEEETQPIDEEEMGSGEEETQPIDEEEAEMMDSGEEEDTGIKNLGSPGGWSVVVHYDEESRDGALQDIEKIVTTGQPFAEQDSENREVRNAEQGAYENSDVRCFVGEDVTMEITADICEEEQRQTDEENQEESSDSDLEVLTSSITKKQRKEGNKVANLLSQQTVPQENEEEDEQEEDGAPEVVYDWPDPAATQNVLALMVNAFVEHPLQKKIKEFQLDDHQEADERFADYPSVCSPCKYKKDGGKLSSPLEGIWNTEEKVDVMEEVTASISPCVEGAQDLADCAMFNTNIDTSMRKSIGYHLEPQSDSNSSSSSDDEEEQQKYKEEHQALPRYQGLPRRDRGSEDSSLQVQWGGGEEDGSKQSVAADLHLSETISDVSTFTLHSEARRGRAAITISRGTGNMSPSDSEESLPGAVWTLEAEQRENKRETWLWGEAGPGALEDEHLCKVQLELAGRLKSHIHTDISWDTGENNVEHGGLIQDYQYDASGITESGELADEEDDEEDNRSWEQEKERIKAFYKFYNDEEEEGENATGTECDFSGRKPRVQFHMDPLPQVIEYTDSHEHMTML from the exons ATGTTTCCTGGAACGTTACCGGtgctgagagaggaagaggaagatgtaggacaggaagagatagagggagagccTGGTGGAGAAACTGAAACTGTATCTGACCATATCTCAGTGGAGATATATGATGACAAAGAGGAGACTCAACATATTGTTGAGGAAGAGATGGGTtcaggagaagaggagactcaACCTATTGATGAGGAAGAGATGGGTtcaggagaagaggagactcaACCTATTGATGAGGAAGAGGCAGAGATGATGGACTCGGGAGAAGAAGAGGACACAGGAATAAAGAACCTTGGCTCGCCAGGGGGTTGGTCTGTGGTTGTTCACTACGATGAAGAAAGCCGGGATGGTGCACTCCAGGACATAGAGAAGATTGTAACCACAGGACAACCTTTTGCCGAACAAGACAGTGAAAACCGTGAAGTCAGAAACGCAGAGCAAGGTGCTTACGAGAACAGTGATGTGAGGTGTTTTGTGGGTGAAGACGTCACCATGGAGATCACAGCAGATATATGTGAAGAAGAGCAAAGACAGACGGATGAAGAAAACCAAGAGGAATCATCTGATTCAGACCTGGAGGTCCTGACTAGCTCTATCACCAAAAAACAGAGAAAAGAGGGAAATAAAGTAGCGAACTTACTCTCCCAGCAGACTGTTcctcaggagaatgaagaggaagacGAGCAAGAAGAAGATGGAGCTCCAGAGGTTGTTTATGATTGGCCAGATCCTGCAGCAACACAGAATGTGCTAGCTCTTATGGTCAACGCCTTTGTGGAACACCCACTTCAGAAGAAAATTAAGGAGTTCCAATTGGACGACCACCAAGAGGCAGATGAAAGATTTGCAGATTACCCCTCTGTCTGCTCTCCGTGTAAATACAAAAAGGATGGAGGAAAACTGTCTAGTCCCTTGGAGGGTATCTGGAATACAGAGGAGAAAGTAGACGTCATGGAAGAGGTAACAGCCTCTATCTCTCCATGCGTAGAAGGTGCGCAAGATTTAGCAGATTGTGCGATGTTCAATACCAATATTGACACTAGCATGAGGAAGAGTATTGGATACCATCTTGAACCTCAGAGTGACAGCAATAGTTCCAGTTCTAGTGATGATGAGGAGGAACAACAGAAGTATAAGGAAGAACACCAAGCGCTGCCAAGATACCAGGGTCTTCCTCGGAGAGACCGGGGGTCTGAGGATTCTTCTCTTCAAGTTcagtggggaggtggagaggaggacggCTCCAAGCAGAGCGTTGCTGCCGACCTGCATCTTTCAGAAACCATCTCTGATGTCTCCACTTTTACCCTTCACAGTGAGGCCAGACGCGGTAGAGCAGCTATAACTATCTCCAGAGGTACCGGCAACATGTCACCATCTGACTCTGAGGAAAGTTTGCCTGGAGCGGTGTGGACATTGGAGGCTGAACAAAGAGAGAATAAAcgagagacttggctttggggtGAGGCTGGGCCAGGTGCTTTAGAAGACGAACATCTTTGCAAAGTTCAACTGGAACTAGCAGGAAGGTTGAAGAGCCACATTCACACTGATATAAGCTGGGACACAGGGGAAAATAATGTGGAACATGGTGGTTTAATTCAAGATTACCAATATGACGCGTCTGGAATCACAGAGAGTGGAGAACTTGCAGACGAAGAGGATGACGAAGAGGATAATAGGAGTtgggaacaagagaaagagagaatcaagGCATTCTACAAGTTTTATAATGacgaagaggaagagggggagaatgCCACTGGAACAGAATGTGATTTTTCAGGGAGGAAGCCTAGAGTTCAGTTCCACATGGATCCCCTGCCTCAAGTCATTGAATACACAGACAG CCACGAGCACATGACGATGTTGTGA